One Jannaschia sp. GRR-S6-38 genomic window carries:
- the irrA gene encoding iron response transcriptional regulator IrrA, with amino-acid sequence MPDTIRARGEAWLARADLRPTRQRVLLASLLVGDGRNRHVTAETLHDAVRRAGEKVSLATVYNTLRAFTEAGLVQEITVDGTGSYFDTRLDDHPHFYWEDEGRLSDAGHEALHIVDLPAAPEGMEVAKVDVVIRLRPKR; translated from the coding sequence ATGCCCGACACGATACGCGCGCGCGGCGAGGCCTGGCTGGCCCGTGCCGACCTGCGCCCGACGCGCCAGCGCGTCCTGCTGGCGTCGCTGCTGGTCGGAGACGGGCGCAACCGTCACGTCACCGCCGAGACGCTGCACGACGCGGTGCGCCGCGCGGGCGAGAAGGTGTCGCTGGCCACGGTCTACAACACGCTGCGCGCCTTCACCGAAGCCGGCCTTGTGCAGGAGATCACGGTCGACGGCACCGGCAGTTATTTCGACACCCGCCTCGACGACCACCCGCATTTCTACTGGGAGGACGAGGGCCGGCTCTCCGATGCCGGTCACGAGGCGCTGCATATCGTCGACCTGCCCGCCGCCCCCGAGGGGATGGAGGTCGCGAAGGTCGACGTGGTGATCCGGCTGCGCCCGAAGCGCTGA
- a CDS encoding NAD(P)-dependent oxidoreductase, with amino-acid sequence MERIGFVGTGLMGHGMAANILAAGYPLTVIAHRNRAPVEDLVAKGATEAADLAELAAASDIVHICAPGSPQVEAIVDALIDHLPAGAVVIDCSTSNPVSTEALAARLEARGMAMADAPLGGTPVQAAAGELAAMVGASDALFARIEPVIATWAGPIARVGPTGAGHKMKLLNNFLAMGYGAIYAEALALAERTGLGTETFDRVISGSRLDCGFYQTFRGYAVDGNREAHKFTLTNALKDMTYLAAMAGGVQVANPVGAAVRNSYALAVNTGGGGAEDYVPHLVDFVARANGVARG; translated from the coding sequence ATGGAACGCATCGGTTTCGTCGGCACCGGCCTGATGGGTCACGGCATGGCCGCCAATATCCTGGCCGCGGGCTATCCGCTCACCGTCATCGCCCATCGCAACCGCGCCCCGGTCGAGGATCTGGTCGCGAAGGGCGCGACCGAGGCCGCCGACCTGGCCGAGCTCGCCGCCGCCTCCGACATCGTCCATATCTGCGCCCCGGGCTCGCCGCAGGTCGAGGCGATCGTCGACGCCCTGATCGACCATCTGCCCGCGGGCGCGGTGGTCATCGACTGCTCGACCTCGAACCCGGTCTCGACCGAGGCGCTGGCCGCGCGGCTCGAGGCGCGGGGCATGGCCATGGCCGACGCGCCGCTGGGCGGCACGCCCGTGCAGGCCGCGGCGGGGGAACTGGCCGCGATGGTCGGCGCCTCGGACGCGCTCTTCGCGCGGATCGAGCCGGTGATCGCGACCTGGGCAGGGCCGATCGCGCGGGTCGGGCCCACCGGCGCGGGGCACAAGATGAAGCTGCTCAACAACTTCCTCGCCATGGGCTACGGCGCGATCTACGCCGAGGCGCTGGCGCTGGCCGAGCGGACGGGGCTCGGCACCGAGACCTTCGACCGCGTGATCTCGGGCAGCCGCCTCGATTGCGGGTTCTACCAGACCTTCCGGGGCTACGCGGTGGACGGCAATCGCGAGGCGCATAAGTTCACGCTGACGAACGCGCTCAAGGACATGACCTATCTGGCGGCGATGGCCGGCGGCGTGCAGGTGGCGAACCCGGTGGGGGCGGCGGTGCGCAACAGCTATGCGCTGGCGGTGAACACGGGCGGCGGCGGGGCCGAGGATTATGTCCCGCATCTGGTCGATTTCGTGGCCCGCGCGAACGGGGTAGCGCGGGGCTAG
- the pcaD gene encoding 3-oxoadipate enol-lactonase, with product MRIEARDGIGLHVQDEGDPAGHPVVFANSLGTDLRLWDDILPHLKPGLRIVRWDKRGHGRSDVPEPPYAMGTLISDAEAVIEALGITQCSFVGLSIGGLIAQGLTVKRPDLVARMVLSNTAAKIGDDKLWDMRIETVLRDGMEALADGVMERWFGRDFRAGPGLALWRARFCETPPKGYAGCSAAIKGTDLYTPTSGLRLPVLAIAGSEDGATPPDLVRETADLIPGSRFELIARTGHLPCVEAPRAYAELLNGFLP from the coding sequence ATGAGGATCGAAGCGAGGGACGGGATCGGGCTTCACGTTCAGGACGAGGGCGACCCGGCGGGCCATCCGGTGGTCTTCGCCAATTCGCTGGGCACGGACCTGCGGCTCTGGGACGATATCCTGCCGCATCTGAAGCCCGGCCTGCGCATCGTGCGCTGGGACAAGCGGGGCCACGGCCGGTCGGACGTGCCCGAGCCGCCCTACGCGATGGGCACGCTGATCTCGGACGCCGAGGCGGTGATCGAGGCGCTGGGCATCACCCAGTGCAGCTTCGTCGGCCTGTCGATCGGCGGGCTGATCGCGCAGGGCCTGACGGTGAAGCGGCCCGACCTCGTGGCGCGGATGGTGTTGTCGAACACGGCGGCGAAGATCGGCGACGACAAGCTCTGGGACATGCGGATCGAGACGGTGCTGCGCGACGGCATGGAGGCGCTGGCCGACGGCGTGATGGAGCGCTGGTTCGGTCGCGACTTCCGCGCGGGACCGGGGCTCGCGCTCTGGCGCGCGCGGTTCTGCGAGACGCCGCCCAAGGGCTATGCGGGCTGCTCGGCGGCGATCAAGGGCACCGATCTCTACACGCCGACCAGCGGGCTGCGCCTGCCGGTGCTGGCCATCGCGGGGTCTGAAGACGGCGCGACGCCGCCCGATCTCGTGCGCGAGACCGCCGATCTGATCCCCGGTTCGCGCTTCGAGCTGATCGCCCGCACGGGGCACCTGCCCTGCGTCGAGGCCCCCCGCGCCTATGCCGAATTGCTCAACGGCTTCCTGCCGTGA
- the fabA gene encoding bifunctional 3-hydroxydecanoyl-ACP dehydratase/trans-2-decenoyl-ACP isomerase yields MSEFPTSFDREDLLRCARGELFGPGNAQLPEPPMLMMDRITDISGDGGLHGKGHVVAEFDITPDLWFFDCHFPGNPIMPGCLGLDGLWQLTGFNLGWRGWQGRGYALGVGEVKLTGMVRPDRKMLRYFVDFTKALQTRRLTMGVADGRVEADGEEIYVVKDMKVALSES; encoded by the coding sequence ATGAGCGAATTTCCGACCAGCTTCGACCGCGAAGATCTGTTGCGCTGCGCGCGGGGCGAGCTGTTCGGGCCGGGCAACGCCCAGCTGCCCGAGCCGCCGATGCTGATGATGGATCGGATCACCGATATCTCGGGCGATGGCGGGCTGCACGGCAAGGGCCACGTGGTCGCCGAGTTCGACATCACCCCCGACCTGTGGTTCTTCGACTGCCACTTCCCCGGCAACCCGATCATGCCCGGCTGCCTGGGCCTCGACGGGCTCTGGCAGCTCACGGGCTTCAACCTCGGCTGGCGCGGCTGGCAGGGGCGGGGCTACGCGCTCGGCGTTGGCGAGGTGAAGCTGACGGGCATGGTGCGGCCCGACCGCAAGATGCTGCGCTATTTCGTCGATTTCACCAAGGCGCTGCAGACCCGCCGCCTGACGATGGGCGTGGCCGACGGCCGGGTCGAGGCGGACGGCGAGGAGATCTACGTCGTCAAGGACATGAAGGTCGCGCTCAGCGAAAGCTGA
- a CDS encoding TCR/Tet family MFS transporter yields the protein MTDIPAPRARTFPVIFIVATIVIEAMGIGLILPVMPDLLREIQGADLAQAALWGGVLSSVYALMQFLFSPTIGNVSDRFGRRPVLLASMAVLFVDYIIMALAGSIWLLLLGRIIAGIAAATMATANAFMADISDPKKKAQNFGLISAGFGAGFVLGPVIGGLLSEWGPRAPFWAAAILSGANLALGLVVLPETMRRPRAFDWRRANPLGGLRAIGQLPGLGALMVVWFFYQIANWVYPAVWAYFTQSAFGWDARMVGLSLAAYGISMVVVQGGLIRLIVPRLGEGRTLRWFLPYNAAILMAVAFVPNGLTMLLLTPLSALGAIVAPALQGLASRVADEDQQGELQGVLASITAVAAIVSPILMTRVFSLATEGERHFPGAPFLVAFALMVVSFLLFMRRTPDPGDAPAARD from the coding sequence ATGACCGACATCCCGGCGCCCCGCGCCCGCACCTTCCCCGTGATCTTCATCGTCGCGACCATCGTGATCGAAGCGATGGGGATCGGCCTGATCCTGCCCGTGATGCCGGACCTGCTGCGCGAGATACAGGGCGCCGACCTCGCGCAGGCGGCGCTCTGGGGCGGGGTGCTCAGCTCGGTCTACGCGCTGATGCAGTTCCTGTTCTCGCCCACGATCGGCAACGTGTCGGATCGGTTCGGACGGCGCCCGGTGCTGCTGGCCTCGATGGCGGTGCTGTTCGTCGACTACATCATCATGGCGCTGGCCGGCTCGATCTGGCTGCTGCTTCTGGGGCGGATCATCGCCGGGATCGCGGCGGCGACCATGGCCACCGCCAACGCCTTCATGGCCGACATCTCGGACCCCAAGAAGAAAGCGCAGAATTTCGGCCTGATCTCGGCGGGGTTCGGGGCGGGCTTCGTGCTGGGCCCGGTGATCGGCGGGCTGCTCTCCGAATGGGGCCCGCGCGCGCCTTTCTGGGCGGCGGCGATCCTGTCGGGGGCGAACCTCGCGCTGGGGCTGGTGGTGCTCCCCGAGACGATGCGCCGCCCGCGCGCCTTCGATTGGCGGCGCGCCAACCCGCTGGGGGGCCTCAGGGCCATCGGCCAATTGCCCGGCCTCGGCGCGCTGATGGTCGTCTGGTTCTTCTACCAGATCGCCAACTGGGTCTATCCGGCGGTCTGGGCCTATTTCACGCAGTCGGCCTTCGGCTGGGACGCGCGGATGGTGGGGCTGTCGCTGGCCGCCTACGGGATCTCGATGGTGGTGGTGCAGGGCGGGCTGATCCGCCTGATCGTGCCGCGGCTGGGCGAGGGGCGAACGCTGCGCTGGTTCCTGCCCTACAACGCCGCGATCCTGATGGCGGTGGCCTTCGTGCCCAACGGCCTGACAATGCTCCTGCTGACGCCGCTTTCGGCGCTGGGCGCGATCGTGGCCCCGGCCCTGCAGGGCCTCGCCTCGCGCGTGGCCGACGAGGACCAGCAGGGCGAATTGCAGGGCGTGCTGGCCTCGATCACGGCGGTGGCGGCGATCGTCTCGCCGATCCTGATGACGCGGGTCTTCAGCCTCGCGACCGAGGGCGAGCGGCATTTCCCCGGCGCGCCCTTCCTCGTGGCCTTCGCGCTGATGGTGGTGAGCTTTCTTCTGTTCATGCGGCGCACGCCCGACCCGGGCGACGCGCCGGCCGCCCGGGATTAG
- a CDS encoding alpha/beta fold hydrolase, translating into MPEFKTSDGLRLYYEDEGESDGSAPILCLSGLTRNGTDFDYVLPYLLGENRVIRLDYRGRGRSQRAPDWRSYTIPTEARDVLELLAHLGLDRVAILGTSRGGLIAMALSLMAKDKLAGVALNDIGPEIAPEGLEVIKDFIGKNPEAATYEAATAQRASLMAGFEGVPESRWREEVEKHYRETPDGLVINYDAKLRDAVLEAGAQPAPDLWPLFDGLQGLPLACIRGANSDLLSRETLAEMRRRRPDMIVAEVPGRGHVPFLDEPEALEALNEWTMLL; encoded by the coding sequence ATGCCGGAATTCAAGACCAGCGACGGGCTGCGGCTCTACTACGAGGACGAGGGCGAAAGCGACGGCAGCGCGCCGATCCTCTGCCTGTCCGGCCTGACCCGCAACGGGACCGATTTCGACTACGTGCTGCCCTACCTTCTGGGCGAGAACCGGGTGATCCGGCTGGACTATCGCGGCCGCGGCAGGTCGCAGCGCGCGCCCGACTGGCGCAGCTATACCATCCCGACCGAAGCGCGCGACGTGCTGGAGCTGCTGGCGCATCTGGGGCTCGACCGCGTGGCGATCCTCGGCACTTCGCGCGGCGGGCTGATCGCCATGGCGCTGTCGCTGATGGCGAAGGACAAGCTGGCGGGGGTGGCGCTCAACGATATCGGACCCGAGATCGCGCCCGAAGGGCTGGAGGTCATCAAGGATTTCATCGGCAAGAACCCTGAGGCGGCGACCTACGAGGCGGCCACCGCCCAGCGCGCCAGCCTGATGGCCGGGTTCGAGGGCGTCCCCGAAAGCCGCTGGCGCGAAGAGGTCGAGAAGCATTACCGCGAGACACCCGACGGGCTGGTGATCAATTACGACGCAAAGCTGCGCGACGCGGTGCTGGAGGCCGGCGCCCAGCCGGCGCCCGATCTCTGGCCGCTGTTCGACGGGTTGCAGGGGCTGCCGCTGGCCTGCATCCGCGGGGCGAACTCCGACCTTCTGAGCCGCGAGACGCTGGCCGAGATGCGCCGCCGCCGCCCCGACATGATCGTGGCCGAGGTGCCCGGCCGGGGCCACGTGCCCTTCCTCGACGAACCCGAGGCGCTGGAGGCGCTGAACGAATGGACGATGCTGCTCTAG
- a CDS encoding lyase family protein — protein sequence MSVSPFDSALHGESWADRDVARLFSDGAEIRAMLIVWGALASAQAAEGLVPEVSAQAIHRAAMEVAIDPAGLAAETAADGVSVPGLLRAFRAAMNAPEHARWVHHGATSQDLIDTGAALRLRQALALMAERLDAALATLADLAEAHAETPMAARTYGQVATPSSFGAAVAVWGEGLLAARDALPALREAVEIVTLNGASGTLSAMGEAGPRIRGALAGALGLRDPGRSPHAGRSHVRALAQWLNAVLRACDKPATDLLLLARDGSVTLAAGGASSTMPQKRNPVAPSQIRALAIHGAALAHGFDAAHWDQRDGGAWFAEWLSLPPLVTGAARALTLLGGMRIAPDAARLRAPLDDPSGLIHAEAVSFALDLPRPEAQARVKAWVTEIRERGGSLIEMAGLDSDAFAPERQWGEAPALARRFARAARGAER from the coding sequence GTGAGCGTTTCGCCCTTCGACAGCGCGCTGCATGGCGAAAGCTGGGCGGATCGCGACGTGGCGCGGCTGTTCTCGGACGGGGCCGAGATCCGCGCGATGCTGATCGTCTGGGGCGCGCTGGCCAGCGCGCAGGCGGCGGAGGGGCTGGTGCCGGAGGTCTCGGCCCAGGCGATCCACCGCGCGGCGATGGAGGTGGCCATCGACCCCGCCGGGCTGGCCGCCGAGACGGCGGCCGACGGGGTCAGCGTGCCGGGCCTGCTGCGCGCCTTCCGCGCGGCGATGAACGCGCCGGAACACGCGCGCTGGGTGCATCACGGCGCGACCAGCCAGGACCTGATCGACACCGGAGCGGCGCTGCGGCTGCGGCAGGCGCTGGCCCTGATGGCGGAACGGCTGGACGCAGCTTTGGCCACGCTCGCGGATCTGGCCGAGGCGCATGCCGAGACGCCGATGGCCGCGCGGACCTATGGCCAGGTCGCGACGCCGAGCAGCTTCGGGGCGGCGGTGGCGGTCTGGGGCGAGGGTCTGCTCGCAGCCCGCGACGCGCTGCCCGCCCTGCGCGAGGCGGTCGAGATCGTCACGCTTAATGGCGCGTCGGGCACGCTGTCGGCGATGGGCGAGGCCGGGCCGCGCATCCGGGGCGCGCTGGCGGGCGCGCTGGGCCTGCGCGATCCGGGCCGCAGCCCGCATGCGGGGCGCAGCCATGTCCGCGCGCTGGCCCAATGGCTGAACGCGGTGCTGCGGGCCTGTGACAAGCCCGCGACGGACCTGCTCCTGCTCGCGCGCGACGGCTCCGTCACCTTGGCCGCGGGCGGCGCCAGCTCGACCATGCCGCAAAAGCGCAACCCGGTGGCGCCCAGCCAGATCCGGGCGCTGGCGATCCATGGCGCGGCGCTGGCCCATGGCTTCGACGCGGCGCATTGGGACCAGCGCGACGGCGGCGCGTGGTTCGCGGAATGGCTGTCCCTGCCGCCGCTGGTCACCGGCGCGGCGCGGGCGCTGACGCTGCTGGGCGGCATGCGGATCGCGCCCGACGCGGCGCGGCTGCGCGCGCCGCTCGACGACCCCTCGGGCCTGATCCATGCCGAGGCCGTGTCCTTCGCGCTCGACCTGCCCCGCCCGGAGGCGCAAGCCCGGGTCAAGGCCTGGGTGACGGAGATCCGCGAGAGGGGCGGGTCGCTGATCGAGATGGCGGGCCTCGACTCCGACGCCTTCGCGCCCGAGCGGCAATGGGGTGAAGCCCCGGCCCTGGCGCGCCGCTTCGCCCGCGCCGCACGCGGCGCCGAAAGGTGA
- a CDS encoding threonine ammonia-lyase: MDDAALEAVTRADIEAAAARLAGHAVRTPLIWAPSLDAAFGRRIRVKAECLQLTGSFKFRGAFNAVAQATGDVVALSSGNHAQGVALAAQMLGRHAVIVMPADAPRVKIENTRGYGAEVMLYDRATEDRDAIGARLATERGLDLISPFDDPRVIAGQGTCGLEVAEDLPEGIAELLVCCGGGGLSAGCALALEGRATVRTVEPAGFDDYVRSLAAGRRVENAARTGSICDAILSPRPGALTFPILQRLAGPGMVVTDAEALRAMRLAFEHLRIVLEPGGAVALAAALFHHEGDVAVTASGGNVDAAMFARALKAD; the protein is encoded by the coding sequence ATGGACGATGCTGCTCTAGAGGCGGTGACGCGCGCCGATATCGAGGCCGCCGCCGCGCGGCTCGCGGGCCATGCGGTCCGCACGCCGCTCATCTGGGCGCCGTCGCTCGACGCGGCCTTCGGGCGGCGGATCCGGGTCAAGGCGGAATGCCTGCAACTGACTGGCAGCTTCAAGTTCCGCGGGGCCTTCAACGCGGTCGCCCAGGCGACGGGCGACGTTGTAGCGCTGAGTTCGGGAAACCATGCGCAGGGCGTCGCGCTGGCCGCGCAGATGCTGGGGCGCCATGCGGTGATCGTCATGCCCGCCGACGCGCCGCGGGTGAAGATCGAGAACACGCGCGGCTATGGCGCGGAGGTGATGCTCTACGACCGCGCTACCGAAGACCGCGACGCGATCGGCGCGCGCCTCGCGACCGAGCGCGGGCTGGACCTGATCAGCCCCTTCGACGACCCCCGCGTGATCGCGGGGCAGGGCACCTGCGGGCTGGAAGTGGCGGAGGACCTGCCCGAAGGCATCGCCGAATTGCTGGTCTGTTGCGGCGGCGGCGGGCTGTCGGCGGGCTGCGCGCTGGCGCTCGAGGGCCGCGCCACGGTGCGTACGGTCGAGCCGGCGGGCTTCGACGACTACGTCCGCTCGCTCGCCGCCGGTCGCCGGGTCGAGAACGCGGCGCGCACCGGCTCGATCTGCGACGCGATCCTTTCGCCGCGGCCGGGCGCGCTGACCTTCCCGATCCTGCAACGGCTGGCCGGGCCGGGCATGGTCGTGACCGACGCGGAGGCGCTGCGCGCGATGCGGCTCGCGTTCGAGCATCTGCGCATCGTGCTGGAACCCGGCGGCGCCGTGGCGCTGGCCGCGGCGCTCTTCCACCACGAGGGCGACGTGGCGGTGACGGCCTCGGGCGGCAATGTCGACGCGGCGATGTTCGCCCGGGCGCTGAAGGCGGACTAA
- a CDS encoding haloacid dehalogenase type II: MAIDTCIFDAYGTLFDVNAAARQAAEDTPDLAEIWQKLSADWRDKQLQYTWLRAITGDHVDFWQVTGDGLDWAMEAAGLDDPKLRERLMQLYWELAAYPEVPDMLGALKDQGRATGILSNGSPEMLQGAVRSAGIGRLLDHVLSVESVGVFKPSSKVYDMVGRAFGCAAGDVLFVSANGWDAASAKSYGFRAVWVNRAGAPVDRLPGRPDHVLSDLSGLPELVAGL, from the coding sequence ATGGCCATCGATACCTGCATCTTCGACGCCTACGGCACGCTGTTCGACGTCAACGCCGCCGCGCGCCAGGCCGCCGAGGATACGCCCGACCTGGCCGAGATCTGGCAGAAGCTTTCAGCCGACTGGCGCGACAAGCAGCTGCAATACACCTGGCTGCGGGCGATCACCGGCGACCATGTCGATTTCTGGCAGGTGACCGGCGACGGGCTCGACTGGGCGATGGAGGCGGCGGGGCTCGACGATCCGAAGCTGCGCGAACGCCTGATGCAGCTCTACTGGGAACTGGCCGCCTATCCCGAGGTGCCCGACATGCTCGGCGCGCTGAAGGATCAGGGCCGGGCCACGGGCATCCTGTCGAACGGCTCGCCCGAGATGCTGCAGGGCGCGGTCAGGTCCGCCGGGATCGGTCGGCTGCTCGACCACGTGCTGTCGGTCGAAAGCGTCGGCGTCTTCAAGCCCTCCTCCAAGGTCTACGACATGGTCGGCCGCGCCTTCGGCTGCGCGGCGGGCGACGTGCTGTTCGTCTCGGCCAATGGCTGGGACGCGGCCTCGGCCAAGTCCTATGGCTTCCGCGCCGTCTGGGTGAACCGCGCCGGCGCGCCGGTGGACCGCCTGCCCGGCCGGCCCGACCACGTGCTCTCCGATCTCTCGGGCCTGCCCGAACTGGTCGCCGGGCTCTGA
- a CDS encoding enoyl-ACP reductase FabI → MQGKRGLVMGVANDRSIAWGIARALHEAGAQIALSYQGEAFGKRVLPLAESIGAEVVGDVDVTDDASLDAAFAKLAEGGRLDFLIHAIAFSDKSELTGRFTNTTRANFRNSLDISCYSLIEVARRVAPMMAGDGTILTLTFEGARRVMPHYNVMGVAKAALEASVRYLAADLGRDGIRVNAISPGPMKTLAGSAIGGARRTFRHAEANAPLGANANLEAIGGTALWLCSPAGACTTGEIVHVDGGFHVMGMPRPDNLG, encoded by the coding sequence ATGCAGGGCAAGCGCGGACTGGTGATGGGCGTCGCCAACGACCGGTCCATCGCCTGGGGCATCGCGCGCGCCCTGCATGAGGCCGGCGCGCAGATCGCGCTCAGCTATCAGGGCGAGGCCTTCGGGAAGCGCGTCCTGCCCCTGGCCGAAAGCATCGGCGCCGAGGTGGTCGGCGATGTCGACGTGACCGATGACGCCTCGCTCGACGCTGCCTTCGCCAAGCTGGCCGAAGGCGGCCGGCTCGATTTCCTGATCCACGCGATCGCCTTTTCCGACAAGTCCGAGCTGACGGGGCGGTTCACGAATACGACGCGGGCCAATTTCCGGAATTCGCTCGATATTTCCTGCTACTCGCTGATCGAGGTCGCGCGGCGGGTCGCGCCGATGATGGCGGGCGACGGCACCATCCTGACCCTGACCTTCGAGGGCGCGCGCCGGGTCATGCCGCATTACAACGTGATGGGCGTGGCGAAGGCCGCGCTGGAGGCGTCGGTGCGCTATCTCGCCGCCGATCTGGGCCGCGACGGCATCCGGGTGAACGCCATCTCGCCCGGCCCGATGAAGACGCTCGCCGGCTCGGCCATCGGCGGCGCCCGGCGCACCTTCCGCCACGCCGAGGCGAATGCGCCGCTGGGCGCCAATGCCAATCTCGAGGCGATCGGCGGCACGGCGCTCTGGCTCTGCTCGCCCGCGGGCGCCTGCACGACGGGCGAGATCGTCCATGTCGATGGCGGCTTCCACGTGATGGGGATGCCGCGGCCCGACAATCTCGGCTGA
- the fabB gene encoding beta-ketoacyl-ACP synthase I yields the protein MRRVVITGIGIVSPIGNTPDEVEASLRAGRSGITFSESYAEHGFRSQIHGVPDIVLEDHIDKRQLRFMGPGAAYNYIAMERAIADSGLEQTDVSNERTGLVMGSGGPSTSNFFTAFDTVINKGSPKRMGPFMVTRCMSSTNSACLATPFGIKGVNYSITSACTTSLHCMGNGVEQIQFGKQDIVFAGGGEEVDWTLSCLFDAMGAMSSKYNDTPETASRPYDKTRDGFVIAGGAGVVVLEERERALARGAKIYGEVTGYGATSDGADMVAPSGEGGERAMRLALSQLPEDRKIDYVNAHGTSTPVGDIKEIVALRNIFGAGSTPPVTSTKSMTGHSLGATGVQEAIYSMLMMNKGFIAPSINVTELDPELDSAEINTELREGVEIDSILSNSFGFGGTNGTVIISKHRD from the coding sequence ATGCGTCGCGTCGTCATCACCGGGATCGGGATCGTCTCGCCCATCGGCAATACGCCCGACGAGGTCGAGGCGTCGCTGCGCGCGGGCCGCTCGGGCATCACCTTCTCGGAGAGCTATGCCGAGCACGGCTTCCGCAGCCAGATCCACGGCGTGCCCGACATCGTGCTCGAGGATCATATCGACAAGCGGCAGCTCCGTTTCATGGGGCCGGGCGCGGCCTATAACTACATCGCGATGGAACGCGCCATCGCCGATAGCGGACTGGAGCAGACCGACGTCTCGAACGAACGCACGGGCCTCGTGATGGGCTCGGGCGGGCCGTCCACCTCGAACTTCTTCACCGCCTTCGACACGGTCATCAACAAGGGCTCGCCCAAGCGCATGGGCCCGTTCATGGTGACGCGCTGCATGTCCTCGACCAACTCCGCCTGCCTGGCGACACCCTTCGGCATCAAGGGCGTGAACTACTCGATCACCTCGGCCTGCACGACCTCGCTGCACTGCATGGGCAACGGGGTCGAGCAGATCCAGTTCGGCAAGCAGGACATCGTCTTCGCCGGCGGCGGCGAGGAGGTGGACTGGACCCTGTCCTGCTTGTTCGACGCGATGGGCGCGATGTCGTCCAAGTACAACGACACGCCCGAGACGGCGAGCCGCCCCTACGACAAGACGCGCGACGGTTTCGTCATTGCCGGCGGCGCCGGTGTGGTCGTGCTGGAGGAGCGCGAGCGCGCGCTGGCCCGCGGCGCCAAGATCTACGGCGAGGTGACGGGCTACGGCGCGACCTCGGACGGCGCCGACATGGTCGCGCCCTCGGGCGAGGGCGGCGAGCGAGCGATGCGCCTCGCGCTGAGCCAGCTGCCAGAGGACCGCAAGATCGACTACGTGAACGCGCATGGCACCTCGACGCCGGTGGGCGACATCAAGGAGATCGTGGCGCTTCGCAACATCTTCGGCGCAGGCTCGACGCCGCCGGTGACCTCGACCAAGTCGATGACCGGGCACAGCCTCGGCGCGACCGGCGTGCAGGAGGCGATCTACTCGATGCTGATGATGAACAAGGGCTTCATCGCGCCCTCGATCAATGTCACCGAGCTGGACCCCGAGCTGGACTCGGCCGAGATCAACACCGAGCTGCGCGAGGGGGTCGAGATCGACTCGATCCTGTCGAATTCCTTCGGCTTCGGCGGCACGAACGGCACGGTCATCATTTCGAAACACAGGGATTGA